The window ggggcTGCGTGAGGGAGGCTGGCATCCCAGCATACACTGGGGCTGCATGAGGGAGGCTGGCATCCCAGCATACACTGGGGCTGCGTGAGGGAGGCTGGCATGGAGATAAACACGTCAGTTTGAACAAGCTCCGCCCGAGGAAAACAAGGCCTTTCCTTAAGAGGACGTTTGGTAAATGAAGGAGCTGATTGGACGAGTGTATGGTGCTGAAGGCGGCCATTTTGAATTTCACCATGACAACAaaaacacttgaacacaacgcactcaTGGTTGATTTAGTGAttatattgtccatttttgttaaatttgttgattattttattcttttttgattACTttaagttttgttaattttgttgattattttcattttgttgattatgtccatttttgttcaatttgtggattattttgtttattttgttcattattttgtccatttttgttaattttgtttatttttttgattattgtcttcgttttgttgattttgttgattttggttcattttgttcattattctcttaattttgttgattattttgtacaatttgttgcatatttttctctttgtgtttattttcttcagtttgttgattattttgttcattgtgtttatttttttcattgtgttgattatgttcattgtgttcattttctttattttgttgattattttcttcgttgtgctgattattttcttcattttgttgattattttgttcattgtgtttattttcttcattttgtttatttttttcaatctgttgattattttcttcagtttattttattcaatttgttgattattttcttcagtttgtttattgtttttctcattgtgttttgttcattgtgtttattttcttcatgtttattttgttcattttgttgattattttgttcattttgttgattattttcttcattgtgttgtttattttcttcattgtgttgtttattttcttcattgtgttgtttattttgtttattttcttcattgtgttgttTATGTTCTTCATTGTGTTGTTGATTTTCTTCATCGTGTTGTTTATCTTcttcattgtgttgttttttttgtctgtttattccGTTTCTTTCTGTTTTGCTGCAGTTATTTGCTggttttacacatttataacacacaCAGttttgcaaagaaaataaaaaattgctgCACCAGATGAACAGTGAAGGGACTCAGAGTAAAACGTCTTGGATAATAAAACCGGTTGATGTTTCGACGCTGTGTCCACGGCGGCGTTTCCACCCAATCCAAACGTCCGTATCCTCATGGCGCCGTGGTCGTATTGTAATCAGAGTTTATCTCCcgttcgcacacacacacaaacacacccacaccaGGCCTTTCCTTAACTTAAGAGGACGCTTGGCAGACGAGGAGGCGAAGAGCCTTGGACCTCGCCGTGACTGATTGGACGCGTATACGACTCTGACGGCGCCGACGCCTTCGACCCGGCGGCGAATAAATCACCGAGCcgaagagaaagaacagaagcaGCAGAAGAAGATAAAGAAGGAACAACAGCGCTGCCTCGGCCTCATGAATCAATTACAGCCACGCCGCGTTCACAGTCGAGTCCGGGACGATGGGAACGGCGGGAACGGCGCAGAGGGACGTTTAGATGAAAGCGTTCCCTGGGTCACATGATCCAAATTAGAACCAATTAGGGAGCTAATTGGAGGGAAAAGCCTCGTTTGTCAGAGCATCAAGAGTGGCTGAAGCATTTAAGAGTCAgtactgaggaagaggaggaggacaaagaggaagaggaggaggacgaagaggaggacgacgaagaggaggacgaggaggaggatgaagaggaggaggaggacaaagagtaggacgaagaggaggaggaggacgaagaggaggagaacgaagaggaggatgaagaggacgaagaggaggaggatgaagaggaggaggagaacaaagTGGAGGAGGATGAAGTGGAGGagaacgaagaggaggaggaggacgaagaggaggacgaCAAAGTGGAGGagaacgaagaggaggaggataaaGATGaaaaggatgaggaggaggatgaagaagaggacgATGAAGGTAAAGAGGATGACGAAGACGAGGAGGACAAAGACAAAGAGgacgatgaagaagaagataaagacaaggaggacaaagaggaggagaatgaagtggaggaggatgaagaggaggacgatgaagatgaagaggacgACGAAGATCAAGATGAGGATGACAAAGATGAAGAGGACAatggagaggaggaggacgatgaagatgacgagAAGGATGATGAAGACGAAGAGGATGacgaagatgaggaggaagacgaagatgatgatgaagacgaaaaGGACGACGCAGACGAGGAGGacgatgaagatgaggaggaggaacgggAGGAAGAGGACAATGAGAAGGGTtaagacaaagaagacaaagaggaggatgaagacgatgaagaggACGACAAAAACAGAGGACAATGAAGACAAACAGGACGATGAAAACGAAAAGGATGATGAAGATAAAGAGGACAATGAAGACTAAAGATGAAAAGAATAacacatgtatatacatacacacatttatacacatacacatgtacacattcaCAGTTATAcacatatttttgtgcattttttcattattctcttcattttattattttttgttttctacataattgtattcattttttaaaaatttgattcatttttgttcatttttgtttaattctcttcattgttgctcattttcttcttattttatgcatttgtttatattttattctttattcatttttgttcattattttaatcacttttactcattttcttcttattttatgcatttgttttcattttcttcattattttcttcatttttgttcatttggtttATTAGTCTTTTCATGCTTTTTGTTTCAGGCGATTAGATCCTGATAAAATCATAAATATATTCCATCTCTGTGTTTCTCCTCAAAACAATAACCTCAGGTGAAGAAAAACTGCTTTAATTAAATTAACAGTGAGCCGCCGCCGTCAGCGCCGTGGAGGTAAGAGCAGTTCTTCACCGTTAACCCCGTTGTCACGCCGCCTCGTCCTCTGGAAGCGTTTCCCTCCTCCTCCGATCACACCCAAACCTCCGAGGAGAAAGCCGACACGTTTTCCCAACACCACCCCCTCCCTTTTCGCCAAAGACACACAAACATTCGCCTCCTGTGTGGAGGCGCTCGGCGTGAACGGGCAGAACGCCGCCGCCGCAGCAGCTAATGAATTGTGGTGTCAGTGAAGGAACAGATTTATTTACATGTCGACGGTGGATCTGTGGAAGCCTCATCCAGCCAATCCAAGGCCTTCAGCCGCCGCAGCGTCATGCTATGGGTTCAATAACGGAGACATAAAACAGACAAGGACGAAGATCCAGGAAAACAGCGAGAGGCCGAGCGGCGTGCCGCGACGGCACAACGCTGCAAATTAGAGCGAAAACCAAACAGCCTGAGGGTGGGCAGCGGTAAGTGGAAGGGGATTAGAGGAAAATCCAGTTTAAGAGGCGTCAGGCTGCAGGAGGAGAACGTAAGCAACGGCCTGGGAGGGAAAAAGAACCAACAGGAAAGAAAGAACCGCCAAAAGAACCGccaggaaacacagaagaaccgaaagaaccaacaggaaacacagaagaactgacaggaaacacagaagaaccgAAAGCACcgacaggaaacacagaagaactgacaggaaacacagaagaaccgaaagaaccaacaggaaacacagaagaactgacaggaaacacagaagaaccgAAAGAACcgacaggaaacacagaagaactgacaggaaacacagaagaaccgaaagaaccaacaggaaacacagaagaaccgaaagaaccaacaggaaacacagaagaactgacaggaaacacagaagaaaccgAAAGCACcgacaggaaacacagaagaaccgaaagaaccaacaggaaacacagaagaactgacaggaaacacagaagaaccgAAAGAACcgacaggaaacacagaagaactgacaggaaacacagaagaaccgAAAGAACCGccaggaaacacagaagaaccgaaagaaccaacaggaaacacagaagaactgacaggaaacacagaagaaccgAAAGAACCGccaggaaacacagaagaaccgaaagaaccaacaggaaacacagaagaactgacaggaaacacagaagaaccgAAAGCACcgacaggaaacacagaagaaccgaaagaaccaacaggaaacacagaagaactgacaggaaacacagaagaactgaaagaaccaacaggaaacacagaagaactgacaggaaacacagaagaaccgAAAGAACCGACAGGAAAGACAGAAGAActgacaggaaacacagaagaaccgAAAGAACcgacaggaaacacagaagaactgACAGGAAACAGAGAAGAACcgacaggaaacacagaagaaccgaaagaactgacaggaaacacagaagaaccgaaagaactgacaggaaacacagaagaactgAAGGAACcgacaggaaacacagaagaaccaacaggaaacacagaagaaccaAGCGAACcgacaggaaacacagaagaaccgAAGGAActgacaggaaacacagaagaaccgaaagaactgacaggaaacacagaagaactgAAAGAAGTGACAGGAAACAGAGAAGAACCGACGGGAAACACAGAAGAACCGAACAAACcgacaggaaacacagaagaaccgAAGGAACCGTCAAGAAACACAGAACCACCGAAAGAACGTCCGAGAACCAACAGGAAACACAGATCTACTGAAAGAACGTCCaagaacaaacaggaaacacagaaccACCGAAAGAACATCCGAGAACCAACAGGAAACACAAATCTACCGAAAGAACGTTCGAGAACCGACAGGAAAACATAGAACCACCAAAAGAAGGTCTGAGAACCACCActagaacctttttttttaaccttttgtcGAGTCCATCAACAGCAGAAACAGATGAAATGAAACAATGAACAGAAGTAGTTTAGTTTGTCCTCGTCCTGTCCAACCCAGATAATATCAGATatcgttgacctttgacctttgacctcagtgaCAGTCGTGTGGTCGTTCAACAGATGAAACCCTTTAATTTCAAACAAACTGATGCAAATGAACCTGAACCAAAGCTCCTGTTCCTGGAACATCAGAACTGCAGAGAACGGAGAACACACACAGCCTCTGAGCCACCGCTGTGGGGTTGTGTTCATGTTGTCGTATAGTTTACAGTTTCTGCtgaaaatgagtgtgtgtgtgtgtgtgtgtgtgtgtgtgtgtgtgtgtggtcactgTGTTGTCGTGGTTGGATGTTGTACGTGATGAAACCGTGTGTTTGGTTCATTTGAAGAAAATGGAGATGAAGTGAAGCAGCCTGGACTCCgccgacacaaacacacaaccgagcacaaaaacaacacaacaacacagtaAACACAAAACCATGAAAACACCAACTACACAAAATCACAAATGCACACAACTGAGCACTAAAAACAACACAATGACAACACAATAACAAGACAGTAAACACAAaaccatgaaaacataaaaacacaagatGCACAAAACTGCAAACACAGAACTgagcagaaaaacaacacaataacaacacaacaacGCAAAAACAgcaccacaataaacacaaaaacaacaccacaataaacacaaaaacaacaccacaataaacacaaaaacagcaccacaataaacacaaaaacaactccaCAGCACCACCTCAATGAACACAAAACCATGAAAAcgcacaaaaacatgaaaacataaaatCACAAACGCACAGAACTGAGCAGAAAAACACAACGCAAAATCACACatgcaaaacaacacaaaaacacaacttaaaaacacaaaatcacaaacacaagaataaaaaaacactataacacaaaatcacaaacacacaaaacaacacaaacacaccacaataaacacaaaaccatgaaaacacaacaacataaaaacacaaaacaaaaacacaacaacataaaaacacaaaatcacaaacacacaaaacaacacaaagaataaaaacaccacaacacaataaacacacaactatgaaaacacaacataaaaacacacaacataaaacacaaaaaaacacgaaatcactaacacacacaaaaaaacacaaagaagaaaaaaacaataacataaaatcacagaacacagaaacaacacaaacatcaaacccatccatgcatccattatctgccgcttatccaggacataaaacacagaaaacaacaaaatgaccaaacacacacaaactaatCCTGTTAATAAACCTGGTTGTGGTGGATGTGATGAATCCCCGTTGCCATGGAGACTGGAGTGCATCCCttagtttgtttattgtttgtaaatgttGGAAACGCTCAGTGGGATTCTGTTTAGGGAATAAATTAGCATCGACTGTTTACG of the Sphaeramia orbicularis unplaced genomic scaffold, fSphaOr1.1, whole genome shotgun sequence genome contains:
- the LOC115415901 gene encoding glutamic acid-rich protein-like, which encodes MNQLQPRRVHSRVRDDGNGGNGAEGRLDESVPWDEEEEENKVEEDEVEENEEEEEDEEEDDKVEENEEEEDKDEKDEEEDEEEDDEEDDEDQDEDDKDEEDNGEEEDDEDDEKDDEDEEDDEDEEEDEDDDEDEKDDADEEDDEDEEEEREEEDNEKG